The following coding sequences lie in one Cupriavidus sp. WKF15 genomic window:
- a CDS encoding peptidoglycan DD-metalloendopeptidase family protein, whose protein sequence is MTPTRHDTAGRRRMLGWMIAAASAALAAGCGTMSSEPAPEGFYRVESGDTLYSIARKQRRNVRELVRWNNLPSADRIEVGQLIRVKPPGPPGSGTATAAPAGTPSETVTDTPRADSSGQSKPPASAIRLQWPSDGKVTARFSPPASKGLSIAVPPGGTVKAAAPGWAIHVGNLRGYGMLVIVKHNDDWLTVYGNLDKPLVSEGARVAAGQDVGSMGGSGSELHFEVRGNGKPVDPANYLPPRG, encoded by the coding sequence ATGACGCCAACAAGACACGATACCGCCGGCCGACGCCGGATGCTGGGATGGATGATCGCTGCGGCTTCCGCCGCGCTGGCCGCCGGTTGCGGCACGATGTCCTCGGAACCCGCGCCCGAGGGCTTCTACCGCGTGGAGAGCGGCGACACGCTGTATTCCATCGCGCGCAAGCAGCGCCGCAATGTGCGCGAGCTGGTGCGCTGGAACAACCTGCCCAGCGCGGACCGCATTGAAGTGGGCCAGCTGATCCGGGTTAAGCCACCGGGGCCACCGGGGTCCGGCACGGCCACGGCCGCGCCAGCCGGCACGCCATCGGAAACTGTGACGGATACGCCGCGCGCGGACAGCAGCGGCCAGTCGAAGCCGCCTGCCAGCGCCATCCGGCTGCAGTGGCCATCCGACGGCAAGGTCACGGCGCGCTTCTCGCCACCCGCGAGCAAGGGCCTGAGCATTGCAGTGCCGCCCGGCGGCACCGTGAAGGCCGCGGCGCCGGGCTGGGCCATCCACGTCGGCAACCTGCGCGGCTACGGCATGCTGGTGATCGTCAAGCACAACGACGACTGGCTGACCGTGTACGGCAACCTCGACAAGCCGCTGGTCAGCGAAGGCGCGCGCGTGGCCGCGGGCCAGGACGTCGGCAGCATGGGCGGCAGCGGCAGCGAGCTGCACTTCGAGGTGCGCGGCAACGGCAAGCCGGTCGATCCGGCCAACTACCTGCCGCCGCGCGGCTAG
- the prfB gene encoding peptide chain release factor 2 (programmed frameshift), whose translation MEAERLNAISGAISDLRSRTEDLRGYLDYDVKVGRLEEVNGLLEDPDVWNNPKRAQDLGKEKKALEGVVGVLGKLTDDLNGADELFELAKEEGDDDTLESIETDVKGFEEIVAGMEFRRMFAGEMDQANAFIDIQAGAGGTEACDWASMLLRQYLKYCERKGFKAEVLEESEGDVAGIKSATIKIEGEYAFGYLRTETGVHRLVRKSPFDSSGGRHTSFSSVFVYPEVDDSFEVEVNPADLRVDTYRASGAGGQHINKTDSAVRITHIPTGIVVQCQNDRSQHRNRAEAMSMLKSRLYENEMRKRQAEADKLEAGKTDVGWGHQIRSYVLDQSRIKDLRTNVEMSNTQKVLDGDLDPFIEASLKQGL comes from the exons ATGGAAGCAGAACGCCTCAACGCCATCTCCGGTGCCATCTCCGATCTCCGTTCCCGGACGGAAGATCTACGGGGGTATCTT GACTACGATGTCAAAGTAGGAAGGCTGGAAGAAGTCAACGGCCTGCTCGAGGACCCGGACGTCTGGAACAACCCCAAGCGTGCCCAGGACCTCGGCAAGGAAAAGAAAGCACTCGAGGGCGTGGTAGGCGTCCTCGGCAAGCTCACGGACGACCTCAACGGTGCCGATGAGCTGTTTGAGCTCGCCAAGGAAGAAGGCGACGACGACACGCTCGAATCGATCGAGACCGACGTCAAGGGCTTCGAGGAAATCGTCGCGGGCATGGAATTCCGCCGCATGTTCGCGGGCGAGATGGACCAGGCCAATGCCTTCATCGACATCCAGGCTGGCGCCGGCGGTACCGAGGCGTGCGACTGGGCCTCGATGCTGCTGCGCCAGTACCTGAAGTACTGCGAGCGCAAGGGCTTCAAGGCCGAGGTGCTCGAAGAGTCCGAAGGCGACGTGGCCGGCATCAAGAGCGCGACCATCAAGATCGAGGGCGAATACGCCTTTGGCTACCTGCGTACGGAAACCGGCGTGCACCGCCTGGTGCGCAAGTCGCCGTTCGATTCGTCGGGCGGTCGCCATACGTCGTTCTCGTCGGTGTTCGTGTATCCGGAAGTCGATGATTCGTTCGAGGTCGAGGTCAACCCGGCCGACCTGCGCGTCGATACCTACCGCGCGTCGGGCGCCGGCGGCCAGCACATCAACAAGACCGATTCGGCGGTGCGGATCACGCACATCCCGACCGGCATCGTGGTGCAGTGCCAGAACGACCGTTCGCAGCACCGCAACCGTGCCGAGGCCATGTCGATGCTGAAGTCGCGCCTGTACGAAAACGAGATGCGCAAGCGCCAGGCCGAGGCCGACAAGCTCGAAGCCGGCAAGACCGACGTGGGCTGGGGCCACCAGATCCGCTCCTACGTGCTGGACCAGAGCCGCATCAAGGACCTGCGCACCAACGTGGAAATGTCCAACACGCAGAAGGTGCTGGACGGCGACCTGGACCCATTCATCGAGGCCAGCCTCAAGCAGGGACTGTAA
- the fdx gene encoding ISC system 2Fe-2S type ferredoxin — MPQIIVLPHAEYCPEGAVIEAKTGVSVCDALLANDIDIEHACEKSCACTTCHVIVREGFDSLDEAEEKEEDLLDKAWGLEPNSRLSCQAIVADEDLTIEIPKYTINHAKEGH, encoded by the coding sequence ATGCCACAGATCATCGTTTTGCCCCACGCCGAATACTGCCCGGAAGGGGCGGTGATCGAAGCCAAGACCGGCGTCAGCGTCTGCGACGCGCTGCTGGCCAACGACATCGACATCGAGCACGCGTGCGAGAAGTCGTGCGCCTGCACGACCTGCCACGTGATCGTGCGCGAAGGCTTCGACTCGCTCGACGAAGCCGAGGAGAAGGAAGAGGACCTGCTCGACAAGGCCTGGGGCCTGGAGCCCAATTCGCGCCTGTCATGCCAGGCCATCGTCGCCGACGAAGACCTGACCATCGAGATCCCGAAGTACACCATCAACCACGCCAAAGAAGGCCACTGA
- a CDS encoding DUF3565 domain-containing protein translates to MERCIVGFHRDEEGDWVAELDCGHGQHMRHNPPWQLRPWTATEQGRAARLGATVNCLKCDRNEPPADWARGG, encoded by the coding sequence ATGGAACGCTGCATCGTCGGCTTCCACCGGGACGAGGAAGGCGACTGGGTCGCCGAGCTCGATTGCGGGCACGGGCAGCACATGCGCCACAACCCGCCCTGGCAACTGCGGCCGTGGACGGCCACGGAGCAGGGCAGGGCGGCCCGGCTTGGCGCAACGGTGAACTGCCTGAAATGCGATCGCAACGAGCCGCCGGCTGATTGGGCGCGAGGCGGTTGA
- the hscA gene encoding Fe-S protein assembly chaperone HscA — MALLQISEPGMSPAPHQRRLAVGIDLGTTNSLVAAVRHSIPEVLADDRGRALLPSVVRYLPDRTTHIGYRAQDEAVRDPKNTIVSVKRFMGRGLKDVAHNEHSPYDFVDAPGMVQIKTVAGVKSPVEVSAEILATLRQRAEDSLGDDLVGAVITVPAYFDEAQRQATKDAARLAGLEVLRLLNEPTAAAIAYGLDNAAEGIYAVYDLGGGTFDISILKLTKGVFEVLSTGGDSALGGDDFDQRLLCWIVEQSGLQPLSAQDTRLLMVRARAAKEALSEGDSTVIDAVLESGEIVHLVLTDEIFDTITANLVQKTLAPVRKSLRDAGVAADEVQGVVLVGGATRMPAIRKAVGDFFGQPPLTNLDPDRVVALGAAMQANLLAGNHAPGEDWLLLDVIPLSLGVETMGGLVEKIIPRNSTIPLARAQEFTTFKDGQTAMAIHVLQGERELASDCRSLARFELRGIPPMVAGAARIRVTYQVDADGLLSVTARETHSGVESSVTVKPSYGLADDDIARMLQEGFREAEHDMKSRALAEERVEADRLIEATRRALETDGDLLSADERAAVEALIASVREIATGEDHHAIKAAVETLSRGTDEFAARRMDRSIKSALAGRKVQELG; from the coding sequence ATGGCACTGCTCCAGATTTCCGAACCCGGCATGTCGCCGGCGCCCCATCAACGCCGCCTGGCGGTTGGCATCGACCTCGGCACCACCAACTCGCTGGTGGCGGCGGTGCGCCACAGCATCCCCGAAGTCCTGGCCGACGATCGCGGCCGCGCGCTGCTGCCCTCGGTGGTGCGCTACCTGCCTGACCGCACCACGCATATCGGCTACCGCGCCCAGGACGAGGCGGTGCGCGACCCGAAGAACACCATCGTCTCGGTCAAGCGCTTCATGGGCCGTGGCCTGAAGGACGTGGCTCACAACGAGCACAGCCCCTACGATTTCGTCGATGCGCCCGGCATGGTGCAGATCAAGACCGTGGCCGGCGTGAAGAGCCCGGTGGAAGTCTCGGCCGAGATCCTGGCGACGCTGCGCCAGCGCGCCGAGGACTCGCTCGGCGATGACCTGGTCGGCGCCGTCATCACCGTGCCGGCCTATTTCGATGAGGCCCAGCGCCAGGCTACCAAGGACGCCGCGCGCCTGGCCGGCCTGGAAGTGCTGCGCCTGCTCAACGAACCGACCGCGGCGGCGATTGCCTACGGCCTCGACAACGCCGCCGAAGGCATCTACGCGGTCTATGACCTGGGCGGCGGCACCTTCGATATCTCGATCCTGAAGCTGACCAAGGGCGTGTTCGAAGTGCTGTCGACGGGCGGCGATTCCGCGCTTGGCGGCGACGATTTCGACCAGCGCCTGCTGTGCTGGATCGTCGAGCAATCCGGCTTGCAGCCGCTGTCGGCGCAGGACACGCGACTGCTGATGGTGCGCGCGCGCGCGGCCAAGGAAGCGCTGTCCGAAGGCGACAGCACGGTGATCGACGCCGTGCTCGAGTCGGGCGAGATCGTGCACCTGGTGCTGACCGACGAGATCTTCGACACCATCACCGCGAATCTCGTGCAGAAGACGCTGGCGCCGGTGCGCAAGTCGCTGCGCGATGCGGGCGTGGCGGCGGACGAGGTCCAGGGCGTGGTACTGGTTGGCGGCGCCACGCGCATGCCGGCCATCCGCAAGGCGGTGGGCGACTTCTTTGGCCAGCCGCCGCTGACCAACCTCGATCCGGACCGCGTGGTCGCACTCGGCGCCGCCATGCAGGCCAACCTGCTTGCGGGCAATCATGCGCCTGGCGAAGACTGGCTGCTGCTGGACGTGATTCCGCTGTCGCTCGGCGTGGAAACCATGGGCGGCCTCGTGGAGAAGATCATTCCGCGCAACAGCACGATTCCGCTGGCGCGCGCGCAGGAGTTCACGACCTTCAAGGACGGCCAGACCGCCATGGCTATCCACGTTCTGCAGGGGGAGCGCGAACTGGCCAGCGACTGCCGTTCGCTGGCGCGCTTCGAGCTGCGCGGCATCCCGCCGATGGTGGCGGGCGCGGCGCGCATCCGCGTGACCTACCAGGTCGACGCTGACGGGCTGCTGTCGGTTACGGCGCGCGAAACGCATTCGGGCGTCGAGTCGTCGGTGACCGTGAAGCCGTCCTATGGCCTTGCCGACGACGATATCGCGCGCATGCTGCAGGAGGGCTTCCGCGAAGCCGAGCACGACATGAAGAGCCGCGCGCTGGCCGAAGAGCGCGTCGAGGCCGACCGCCTGATCGAAGCCACCAGGCGCGCGCTGGAGACTGACGGCGACCTGCTGTCGGCCGACGAGCGCGCCGCCGTCGAGGCGCTGATCGCCTCGGTGCGCGAGATCGCCACCGGCGAGGATCATCACGCCATCAAGGCCGCGGTCGAGACGCTGTCGCGCGGCACCGACGAATTCGCCGCCCGGCGCATGGACCGCTCGATCAAGAGCGCGCTGGCCGGGCGCAAGGTGCAGGAGCTCGGCTGA
- the lysS gene encoding lysine--tRNA ligase, giving the protein MTEPTRAQAAPASDTPAADENKIIAERREKLAALRQQGVAFPNDFRPTHQAAALHAQYGETDQPALEATTVEVAIAGRMMLKRVMGKASFATVQDGSGQIQFYITRDKVGEEVYAAFKHWDLGDIISARGVLFRTNKGELSVQVQELRLLSKSLRPLPDKFHGLADQEMKYRQRYVDLIVSPETRNTFRARTKAMSSLRRHMADAGFMEVETPMLHPIPGGAAAKPFITHHNALDMQMFMRIAPELYLKRLIVGGFERVFEINRNFRNEGVSPRHNPEFTMMEFYAAYTDYRWLMDFTENLIRQAAIDASGTAVLTYQGRELDLSKPFHRLTICQAIQKFAPQYTDAQLADAEFLRTELKKFGVNTSAPQFLNAGIGTLQLVLFEETAESQLWEPTFIVDYPVEVSPLARASDTVPGITERFELFITGREIANGFSELNDAEDQAERFRKQVEQKDAGDEEAMYYDADYIRALEYGMPPTGGCGIGIDRLVMLLTDSPNIRDVILFPHLRRED; this is encoded by the coding sequence ATGACCGAACCCACCCGCGCCCAGGCCGCACCGGCCTCTGACACGCCCGCCGCAGACGAGAACAAGATCATCGCGGAGCGTCGCGAGAAACTGGCGGCCCTGCGCCAGCAAGGCGTGGCCTTCCCCAACGATTTCCGCCCGACCCACCAGGCCGCCGCGCTGCACGCGCAGTACGGCGAGACCGACCAGCCCGCGCTCGAAGCGACTACGGTCGAAGTCGCCATCGCCGGCCGCATGATGCTCAAGCGCGTGATGGGCAAGGCCAGCTTCGCCACCGTGCAGGACGGCAGCGGCCAGATCCAGTTCTACATCACGCGCGACAAGGTCGGCGAAGAGGTCTACGCCGCCTTCAAGCACTGGGACCTCGGCGACATCATCAGCGCGCGCGGCGTGCTGTTCCGCACCAACAAGGGCGAGCTGTCGGTGCAGGTGCAGGAACTGCGCCTGCTGTCCAAGTCGCTGCGCCCGCTGCCGGACAAGTTCCACGGCCTGGCCGACCAGGAAATGAAGTACCGCCAGCGCTATGTCGACCTGATCGTCTCGCCGGAAACCCGCAATACCTTCCGCGCGCGCACCAAGGCGATGTCGTCGCTGCGCCGCCATATGGCCGACGCCGGCTTCATGGAAGTGGAAACGCCGATGCTGCACCCGATCCCGGGCGGCGCGGCGGCCAAGCCGTTCATCACGCACCACAACGCGCTGGACATGCAGATGTTCATGCGCATCGCGCCCGAGCTGTACCTGAAGCGCCTGATTGTCGGCGGCTTCGAGCGCGTGTTCGAAATCAACCGCAACTTCCGCAACGAGGGGGTGAGCCCGCGCCACAACCCCGAGTTCACCATGATGGAGTTCTACGCGGCCTACACGGATTACCGCTGGCTGATGGACTTCACCGAGAACCTGATCCGCCAGGCCGCCATCGACGCCAGCGGCACCGCCGTGCTGACCTACCAGGGCCGCGAGCTGGACCTGTCGAAGCCGTTCCATCGCCTGACCATCTGCCAGGCGATCCAGAAGTTCGCACCGCAGTACACGGACGCGCAACTGGCCGACGCCGAGTTCCTGCGCACAGAACTGAAGAAATTCGGCGTCAACACCAGCGCGCCGCAGTTCCTCAATGCCGGCATCGGCACGCTGCAGCTCGTGCTGTTCGAGGAAACCGCCGAAAGCCAGCTGTGGGAGCCGACCTTCATCGTCGACTACCCGGTGGAAGTCTCGCCGCTGGCGCGCGCCTCGGACACGGTGCCGGGCATCACCGAGCGTTTCGAGCTGTTCATCACCGGCCGCGAGATCGCCAACGGATTCTCGGAGCTCAACGACGCCGAAGACCAGGCCGAACGCTTCCGCAAGCAGGTCGAGCAGAAGGACGCTGGCGATGAAGAGGCGATGTACTACGACGCCGACTATATCCGCGCGCTCGAGTACGGCATGCCCCCGACGGGCGGCTGCGGCATCGGCATCGACCGCCTGGTGATGCTGCTGACCGACAGCCCGAACATCCGCGACGTCATCCTGTTCCCGCACCTGCGGCGTGAGGACTGA
- the recJ gene encoding single-stranded-DNA-specific exonuclease RecJ, producing MTRIAIRPFSAEHASTLAAAGLHPTLARILSARGVAQASELSTELPELLPPAAMKGIGHAAEYLADAIAARKRLLIVADYDCDGATACAVGVRGLRMLGARVEFIVPNRFEYGYGLTPEIVALAAKQQPDVIVTVDNGIASVDGVAAANALGIDVVVTDHHLPGAELPEAAVIVNPNQPGCEFPSKNLAGVGVMFYVLLALRAELRKRGVYTQQTQPPLQTLLDLVALGTVADVVKLDANNRILVAQGLKRMRAGRMQPGVAALFRAAGREATRANTFDLGFGVGPRLNAAGRLADMSLGIECLLTDDANRAWEIAQELDSMNRERRDIEAGMQQEALQILEQPLAGLDPSARFTVSVFNDTWHQGVIGIVASRLKDRFHRPTITFAPGDEATVKGSGRSIPGFHLRDALDLVSKRCPGLMVKFGGHAMAAGLTVRAERFAEFQDAFEAVGREWLTDDQLARVIETDGDIEDQCFSPEFVTLLEQQVWGQGFPAPTFCGEFDVLRQSVLKGKHLKLQLGRGRQRFDAIWFNHADELGVSAQVAYRLDNNTFNGVTRVQLVIEHAQ from the coding sequence ATGACCCGGATTGCCATCCGCCCCTTTTCCGCCGAGCACGCCAGTACCCTGGCGGCTGCCGGTTTGCACCCGACCCTGGCCCGCATCCTGTCCGCGCGCGGCGTGGCGCAGGCCTCCGAACTCTCCACCGAACTGCCGGAACTGTTGCCGCCCGCAGCCATGAAGGGCATCGGCCATGCGGCCGAGTACCTGGCCGACGCGATTGCGGCACGAAAGCGCCTGCTGATCGTGGCCGACTATGACTGCGACGGCGCAACCGCCTGCGCGGTCGGCGTGCGCGGGCTGCGCATGCTGGGCGCGCGCGTGGAATTCATCGTCCCCAATCGTTTTGAGTACGGCTACGGGCTGACGCCCGAGATCGTGGCGCTGGCCGCGAAGCAGCAGCCCGACGTGATCGTGACGGTCGACAATGGCATCGCCAGCGTCGACGGCGTGGCTGCCGCCAACGCGCTCGGCATCGACGTGGTGGTGACCGATCACCATCTCCCGGGCGCGGAGCTGCCCGAAGCCGCGGTGATCGTCAACCCGAACCAGCCGGGCTGTGAATTCCCCAGCAAGAACCTGGCGGGCGTCGGCGTGATGTTCTACGTGCTGCTGGCCCTGCGCGCCGAACTGCGCAAGCGCGGGGTCTACACCCAGCAGACCCAGCCGCCGCTGCAAACGCTGCTGGACCTGGTGGCACTGGGCACGGTCGCCGATGTGGTCAAGCTCGACGCCAACAACCGCATCCTGGTGGCACAGGGCCTGAAGCGGATGCGCGCTGGCCGCATGCAACCTGGCGTGGCGGCGCTGTTCCGTGCCGCGGGCCGTGAAGCCACGCGGGCCAACACCTTCGACCTTGGCTTTGGCGTCGGCCCGCGGCTGAACGCCGCCGGCCGCCTCGCCGACATGTCGCTCGGCATCGAATGCCTGCTGACCGACGATGCCAACCGCGCCTGGGAGATCGCCCAGGAGCTGGACAGCATGAACCGCGAGCGGCGCGACATCGAAGCCGGCATGCAGCAGGAAGCGTTGCAGATCCTCGAGCAGCCGCTGGCCGGCCTCGATCCGTCGGCCCGCTTTACCGTCAGCGTGTTCAACGACACCTGGCACCAGGGCGTGATCGGCATCGTCGCCTCGCGGCTGAAGGACAGGTTCCATCGCCCGACCATCACCTTCGCGCCCGGCGACGAAGCCACGGTCAAGGGCTCGGGCCGCTCGATCCCCGGCTTTCACCTGCGCGATGCGCTCGACCTGGTCTCCAAGCGCTGCCCGGGCCTGATGGTCAAGTTCGGCGGCCACGCCATGGCGGCCGGCCTGACCGTGCGTGCCGAGCGCTTCGCCGAGTTCCAGGACGCCTTCGAAGCGGTCGGCAGGGAATGGCTCACGGACGACCAGCTCGCGCGCGTGATCGAGACCGACGGCGATATCGAGGACCAGTGCTTCAGCCCGGAATTCGTCACGCTGCTGGAGCAGCAGGTCTGGGGCCAGGGCTTTCCGGCGCCAACCTTCTGCGGCGAGTTCGACGTGCTGCGCCAGAGCGTGCTCAAGGGCAAGCACCTCAAGCTGCAGCTCGGCCGCGGCCGGCAACGCTTCGACGCGATCTGGTTCAACCACGCCGACGAGCTCGGCGTCAGCGCGCAGGTGGCCTACCGGCTCGACAACAACACCTTCAACGGCGTCACGCGCGTGCAGCTCGTGATCGAGCACGCGCAGTAG
- the hscB gene encoding Fe-S protein assembly co-chaperone HscB, which yields MKDDFFALFGLPVQFGVDEAALDAAYRTVQSQAHPDRFANAGEAERRVAMQWAAHANEAYRTLRQPLKRAIYLLGLRGVDVQAENNTAMSPAFLMQQMEWREDLQDAVESRDVDRLDGLLRGLRQEKRERHAALGALLDAGDNEGAGAAVRQLMFIEKIEHDTSEAIDRLEG from the coding sequence TTGAAAGACGATTTTTTTGCGCTGTTCGGCTTGCCGGTGCAGTTCGGCGTGGATGAGGCGGCGCTGGATGCCGCATACCGGACCGTGCAGTCGCAGGCGCATCCGGACCGCTTCGCCAATGCGGGCGAGGCCGAACGGCGCGTGGCGATGCAGTGGGCCGCACACGCCAACGAGGCCTACCGCACGCTGCGCCAGCCGCTCAAGCGCGCGATCTACCTGCTGGGGCTGCGCGGCGTGGACGTACAGGCGGAGAACAACACCGCCATGTCGCCTGCGTTCCTGATGCAGCAGATGGAATGGCGCGAGGACCTGCAAGACGCCGTCGAGTCCCGCGACGTCGACCGCCTGGATGGCCTGCTGCGCGGCTTGCGGCAGGAAAAGCGCGAACGGCACGCGGCGCTTGGCGCGCTGCTGGACGCCGGCGACAACGAGGGCGCGGGCGCCGCGGTACGGCAGCTGATGTTCATCGAGAAGATCGAACACGATACCAGCGAGGCGATCGACCGGCTGGAAGGGTAG
- a CDS encoding SDR family oxidoreductase: MSEADHLYIITGASRGLGAALTNALLVPGNRLICVARSRNPELERVATMSGVPVAWHLQDLSQPAAAAGWLSSVLESQDQPPASATLILNAGVVEPIGPVSRLQEGTLLPHLLTNLATPMIMTGAFLERTEKFDCPRKVLAISSGAARRPVEGWSAYCAGKAGLDMFIRSVNAEYAGTPAPRTVRAVALAPGVVDTGMQDTIRHADFAQVQRFRDLKANQQLASAEDTAGRILAYLHRPDFGSTELDDLRNY, from the coding sequence ATGAGCGAAGCAGACCACCTCTACATCATCACCGGCGCCTCGCGCGGGCTCGGCGCCGCACTGACCAATGCCCTGCTCGTGCCGGGCAACCGCCTGATCTGCGTGGCGCGCAGCCGCAATCCGGAACTGGAGCGCGTTGCCACCATGAGCGGCGTGCCGGTGGCGTGGCACCTGCAGGACCTGTCGCAGCCCGCGGCCGCGGCCGGCTGGCTGTCCAGCGTGCTGGAGAGCCAGGACCAGCCGCCCGCCAGCGCCACGCTGATCCTGAATGCCGGCGTGGTCGAGCCGATCGGCCCCGTGTCGCGCCTGCAGGAAGGCACGCTGCTGCCGCACCTGCTGACCAACCTGGCCACGCCGATGATCATGACCGGCGCGTTCCTGGAACGCACCGAGAAGTTTGACTGCCCGCGCAAGGTGCTCGCCATCTCTTCCGGGGCGGCGCGCCGCCCGGTCGAGGGCTGGAGCGCCTACTGCGCCGGCAAGGCCGGCCTCGACATGTTCATCCGCTCGGTCAACGCCGAGTACGCAGGCACCCCGGCGCCGCGCACGGTCCGTGCCGTGGCACTCGCGCCAGGCGTGGTCGACACCGGCATGCAGGACACCATCCGCCATGCCGACTTTGCCCAGGTGCAGCGCTTCCGCGACCTGAAGGCAAACCAGCAGCTTGCCTCCGCCGAAGACACCGCGGGCCGCATCCTTGCCTACCTGCATCGCCCGGACTTCGGCAGCACCGAGCTGGACGACCTGCGCAATTACTGA
- the iscA gene encoding iron-sulfur cluster assembly protein IscA, with the protein MITMTEKAARHVARYLERRGKGVGLRLGVKTTGCSGLAYKLEYVDDLQPEDQVFESHGIKVIVDAKSLPYIDGTELDYAREGLNEGFRFNNPNVKDECGCGESFTV; encoded by the coding sequence ATGATCACGATGACCGAGAAGGCCGCCAGGCACGTCGCCCGCTACCTGGAACGCCGTGGCAAGGGCGTGGGCCTGCGCCTTGGCGTGAAGACCACGGGCTGCTCGGGCCTGGCGTACAAGCTCGAATACGTTGACGACCTGCAACCCGAGGACCAGGTGTTCGAATCGCACGGCATCAAGGTCATTGTTGACGCCAAGAGCCTGCCGTATATCGACGGCACCGAACTCGACTACGCACGCGAAGGGTTGAACGAAGGTTTCCGCTTCAACAACCCGAATGTCAAGGACGAGTGCGGCTGCGGCGAGTCCTTCACGGTCTGA
- a CDS encoding lipoprotein-releasing ABC transporter permease subunit encodes MKFPYEWQIGWRYTRASKRASRNTFISFISMISMLGIALGVAALIVVLSVMNGFQKEVRDRMLSVLSHIEVIGPSALPDWQRTAAEAMQNKEVIGAAPYVAAQAMVTREDAVRGVLLRGVDPAEEPKVSDIGKQFKAGHMESLQPGEFGIALGNELANAMGVQVGDKITLLAPQGTITPAGVLPRLKQFTVVGVFSSGHFEFDSALALVNIHDAETLFRMSGPTGVRLKLADMQRAPQVANELAGTMSGELYLRDWSKQNRNWFAAVQTEKRMMFIILTLIIAVAAFNLVSTLVMTVTDKQADIAILRTMGAQPGSIMKIFIVQGVAIGFIGTVLGVAGGTLIATNIDVIVPFIERLLHVQFLPRDIYFISELPSDPRVNDIATIGIISFVLATLATLYPSWRAARVNPAEALRYE; translated from the coding sequence TTGAAATTTCCCTACGAGTGGCAGATTGGCTGGCGATATACCCGCGCAAGCAAGCGCGCCAGCCGCAATACGTTCATATCGTTCATCTCGATGATCTCGATGCTGGGCATCGCGCTCGGCGTCGCCGCGCTGATCGTGGTGCTGTCGGTGATGAACGGCTTCCAGAAGGAAGTGCGCGACCGCATGCTGTCCGTGCTGTCGCATATCGAGGTGATCGGACCGTCGGCCCTGCCTGACTGGCAGCGCACCGCGGCCGAGGCCATGCAGAACAAGGAAGTGATCGGCGCGGCGCCCTACGTGGCGGCCCAGGCCATGGTGACGCGCGAGGACGCCGTGCGCGGCGTGCTGCTGCGCGGCGTGGACCCGGCCGAGGAGCCGAAGGTGTCCGACATCGGCAAGCAGTTCAAGGCCGGCCACATGGAAAGCCTGCAGCCGGGCGAGTTCGGCATTGCGCTGGGCAATGAACTGGCCAACGCCATGGGCGTGCAGGTTGGCGACAAGATCACGCTGCTGGCGCCGCAGGGCACCATCACGCCGGCCGGCGTGCTGCCGCGCCTGAAGCAGTTCACCGTAGTGGGCGTGTTCTCGTCGGGGCACTTCGAGTTCGACAGCGCGCTGGCGCTGGTGAACATCCACGATGCCGAGACGCTGTTTCGCATGAGCGGCCCGACCGGGGTGCGCCTGAAGCTGGCGGACATGCAGCGGGCCCCGCAGGTGGCGAATGAACTGGCCGGCACCATGTCGGGCGAGCTTTACCTGCGCGACTGGTCCAAGCAGAACCGCAACTGGTTCGCCGCGGTGCAGACCGAGAAGCGCATGATGTTCATCATCCTGACGCTGATCATCGCCGTGGCCGCGTTCAACCTGGTCTCGACGCTGGTGATGACCGTCACCGACAAGCAGGCGGACATCGCCATCCTGCGTACCATGGGCGCGCAGCCGGGATCGATCATGAAGATCTTCATCGTGCAGGGCGTGGCCATCGGCTTTATCGGCACCGTGCTGGGCGTGGCCGGCGGCACGCTGATCGCCACCAACATCGACGTGATCGTGCCCTTTATCGAGCGGCTGCTGCACGTGCAGTTCCTGCCGCGCGACATCTATTTCATCAGCGAACTGCCTTCGGACCCGCGTGTGAACGATATTGCCACCATCGGCATCATTTCCTTCGTGCTGGCCACTCTGGCCACCCTCTACCCAAGCTGGCGCGCCGCCCGCGTCAATCCGGCGGAGGCCCTGCGCTATGAGTGA
- the iscX gene encoding Fe-S cluster assembly protein IscX gives MKWTDTYDIAAALYDKFPDVDPVTIRFTDLRKWVLELDGFTDLPERSGEKILEAIQSAWIEEAN, from the coding sequence ATGAAGTGGACCGACACCTACGACATCGCCGCGGCGCTGTATGACAAGTTTCCCGACGTGGATCCGGTAACGATCCGCTTCACGGACCTGCGCAAGTGGGTGCTGGAGCTGGACGGCTTCACCGACCTGCCCGAGCGCTCGGGTGAAAAGATCCTGGAAGCGATCCAGTCTGCGTGGATCGAGGAAGCGAACTGA